ATTTAATTGTCGGTATCGATGGCCAAGAAAATATCTACCCTCATCTGTCTCAAATTGCCCCTACAGCCCTGATTAAATTCTCCCATAGCGGTCATTGGAAGGCTGTATTTCAAGAGTTTAGCACCCTCATAGGCAAAAAAGAGCTAGGAGAAGAAGTAATGGCGAAATATGACGGAAGAATCGCAGAATTTAGGGCAAAAATAGGTGATAATCCCCCAGTAGTTTCTGTGGTGAGGATTTATCCCGATAGCATTAATCTGTATTTGCGAGACTCCTTTGTTGGCACAATTTTAACCGATGCAGGTTTACCACGCCCAGAAAGTCAAAATCTCTCTGCTGAAGAAGCGCGAAAAATTGCGGGGAATGAGATTCAAATGACGATTAGTAAGGAGTTATTAACTAAAGCAGATGGCGATGTAATCTTTATTTGGACAGGGGAAAATGACCCAAAAATCAACGAAGAATTACAACAAAAAATAATAGCACTGCAAAAAGATCCCCTCTGGCAAAATTTAAAAGCCGTCCAAAATGGCAGGGTTTATCAAGTGCCTAGTTATTGGATTGGAAGCGGTTTAATTGCCGCAAACCTAGTCTTAGATGATTTATTTAAGTATTTAATTGATGAACAAAAAAAATAGTAATAAATAAACTTTAAAAATATGAAAAAAGAAAAATTATTTATTTGTAAATCTTGTCAAATTTCCGTTAATCAAGAAATCTTAGAAGGTAAATCAGGGGGCTATTATCTCCATCAAAATTTAATCAAAAATGCAGAAAACTCATCCATAGAAATAGTAAAAAGTGGATGTTTATGGACTTGTAATCAACCCTGTGCAGTATCTTTTTTAGCTAGTAATAAATATACCTATCATTTTGTCAATATTCCTCCCTTAGATGAAAAATATCATCAAGCCTTGCTCGAATTTGGAGAGTTATATGCAGACAGTGAAAACGGCTATATCTTACCCGCAAAAGTACCTGAAATTTTACAAGAAAAACTCCTCGTTAGAATCCCTGCCGTTGATACCTATAAGTAGATGGGGGGATAGGGGGA
This is a stretch of genomic DNA from Cyanobacterium aponinum PCC 10605. It encodes these proteins:
- a CDS encoding DUF1636 domain-containing protein → MKKEKLFICKSCQISVNQEILEGKSGGYYLHQNLIKNAENSSIEIVKSGCLWTCNQPCAVSFLASNKYTYHFVNIPPLDEKYHQALLEFGELYADSENGYILPAKVPEILQEKLLVRIPAVDTYK
- a CDS encoding ABC transporter substrate-binding protein, which translates into the protein MNIHFSKLFLCLSLISLFSWSCQSANSPPVITNQNCHQVNHSQGVTCIPNDWQTLVALDSVTTEGAIALGITPLGTTFSGISKHLEDRLTNVNNIGITGEPNIEKILALKPDLIVGIDGQENIYPHLSQIAPTALIKFSHSGHWKAVFQEFSTLIGKKELGEEVMAKYDGRIAEFRAKIGDNPPVVSVVRIYPDSINLYLRDSFVGTILTDAGLPRPESQNLSAEEARKIAGNEIQMTISKELLTKADGDVIFIWTGENDPKINEELQQKIIALQKDPLWQNLKAVQNGRVYQVPSYWIGSGLIAANLVLDDLFKYLIDEQKK